Proteins from a single region of bacterium:
- a CDS encoding CehA/McbA family metallohydrolase — protein MGKADLHIHTNYSDGSATVMQVLRRAVEMGLDTIAITDHNEIAGAVKARELAERWGLKIDVILGEEITTSDGHVVGLFLKERIRPLMTAQATVDEIHRQGGLAVAVHPFSLWLKLFKCGGVGRLADRLQFDALEVANGALTETFSNRYTKAYNNKVAKLAGVGGSDAHTIEALGQAYTVFPGRGAAWLRKSITHKATRDVITGSQFKALLDFIGEHLKGKLALYGSQGGGLGQTEPV, from the coding sequence ATGGGTAAAGCGGACCTTCACATTCACACCAACTATTCGGACGGTTCCGCCACCGTGATGCAGGTGCTGCGGCGGGCGGTGGAAATGGGACTGGATACCATAGCCATCACCGACCACAATGAGATCGCCGGGGCCGTAAAGGCACGGGAACTGGCGGAGCGGTGGGGGCTAAAAATTGATGTGATATTAGGGGAAGAGATCACCACCTCGGACGGGCATGTGGTGGGCCTTTTCCTGAAAGAAAGGATCCGGCCCCTGATGACAGCCCAGGCCACGGTGGACGAGATCCACCGCCAGGGCGGGTTGGCGGTAGCGGTGCACCCGTTCTCACTTTGGCTCAAGCTTTTCAAATGCGGCGGGGTGGGACGGCTGGCGGATCGGCTTCAATTCGACGCGCTGGAGGTGGCCAACGGCGCCTTAACCGAAACTTTCAGCAACCGGTACACCAAGGCCTATAACAATAAGGTGGCAAAGCTGGCCGGAGTTGGCGGCTCAGACGCCCATACCATAGAGGCTTTGGGTCAGGCATATACGGTGTTTCCCGGCCGGGGAGCGGCCTGGTTAAGGAAATCCATCACCCATAAAGCCACCAGAGATGTAATAACCGGCTCCCAGTTTAAAGCTCTGCTGGATTTCATCGGCGAACACTTAAAAGGAAAGCTGGCGTTGTACGGCTCCCAGGGCGGAGGCTTGGGACAGACGGAACCGGTTTAA